A single window of Chitinophaga sp. XS-30 DNA harbors:
- a CDS encoding ABC transporter permease — protein MNKIWIIIKREYLTRVKKKSFLIVTLLVPVLFIAMMLIPILMMQSGDNEKIAVVDDSKVFQGKLADDGGVHYKFVDARVDTFKNTYLSHGYTGLLHIPEMDINRPGSIVYYSKGQMNVMLKSNMERRLENVLEDKRMEVAGIDKEKVESIRADIDIVNLAGKDEKKGSAGLAYAVGYGAAFLVYIILLVFGTTVMRGVMEEKMNRVAEVMISSVKPFQLMMGKIVGIAGVGLTQFLIWIVLIVGLQMLLPLFVSPDTVNAAAAQGTGNNAAMAEAISKINFVVEGVNWPLIITCFVFYFLGGYLFYAALFAAVGSLVNEDPNEAQALTFPITLPVIISIFIMFAAVRNPNGQLAVWGSIIPFSSPVVMMARIPYGVPGTVPYWQLGLSVLFLIAGFIGTTWLAAKIYRTGILLYGKKVTLKEVGKWLVRKN, from the coding sequence ATGAACAAAATATGGATCATCATAAAAAGGGAGTACCTCACCCGGGTGAAAAAGAAGTCCTTTCTGATCGTCACCCTGCTTGTACCCGTGCTGTTTATCGCCATGATGCTCATTCCTATACTGATGATGCAGTCCGGCGACAATGAGAAGATCGCCGTAGTGGATGATAGCAAAGTGTTCCAGGGAAAGCTGGCGGATGACGGCGGGGTACATTACAAGTTCGTGGATGCCAGGGTGGATACCTTCAAGAATACTTATCTGTCCCACGGCTACACCGGTCTGCTGCACATTCCGGAGATGGACATCAACCGCCCCGGCAGCATCGTGTATTACAGCAAAGGCCAGATGAACGTTATGCTCAAATCCAATATGGAGCGGCGGCTGGAAAATGTGCTGGAAGACAAGAGAATGGAAGTGGCCGGTATCGACAAGGAAAAAGTGGAAAGCATCCGTGCGGATATCGATATTGTGAACCTTGCCGGCAAGGACGAAAAGAAAGGCAGCGCCGGACTGGCCTATGCCGTAGGGTATGGCGCCGCCTTCCTGGTATATATCATCCTGCTCGTTTTCGGCACCACCGTAATGCGCGGGGTGATGGAGGAAAAAATGAACCGCGTGGCGGAAGTCATGATCTCCAGCGTGAAGCCGTTCCAGCTGATGATGGGCAAGATCGTGGGCATTGCCGGTGTGGGCCTCACGCAGTTCCTGATATGGATCGTGCTGATCGTGGGTCTGCAGATGCTGCTGCCGCTGTTTGTGAGTCCGGATACCGTGAACGCCGCCGCGGCGCAGGGCACAGGCAATAACGCCGCCATGGCGGAGGCCATCAGCAAGATCAACTTTGTGGTGGAAGGCGTGAACTGGCCGCTGATCATTACCTGCTTTGTGTTTTATTTCCTGGGCGGTTACCTTTTCTATGCGGCGTTGTTCGCAGCTGTGGGCAGCCTGGTGAATGAAGATCCCAACGAAGCACAGGCGCTTACTTTCCCCATCACGCTTCCGGTGATCATCTCCATATTTATCATGTTTGCCGCCGTGCGTAACCCCAACGGGCAGCTGGCGGTGTGGGGAAGCATCATTCCTTTCTCTTCGCCTGTAGTGATGATGGCGCGTATCCCTTACGGGGTGCCGGGAACGGTGCCTTACTGGCAGCTGGGTTTGTCCGTTTTGTTCCTGATAGCCGGTTTTATCGGTACCACCTGGCTGGCGGCAAAGATCTACCGGACGGGGATACTGCTGTACGGAAAGAAAGTGACGCTGAAGGAAGTGGGGAAGTGGCTCGTGAGGAAGAATTGA